A portion of the Babylonia areolata isolate BAREFJ2019XMU chromosome 16, ASM4173473v1, whole genome shotgun sequence genome contains these proteins:
- the LOC143291267 gene encoding uncharacterized protein LOC143291267 isoform X1 gives MLIEAMQKEEDRKEVASVVRQNEDSDMEAALKEVFNVHRKVVRSLRLQVHETTQERDELKQKLNQTREQIQNAVSKLTEQKCTLRSFILNLKSQEVCICQRTRSSTHGNCVLSPSNKNQDALQVLEQQVNILVQTLSTVSQGLTEVCDIENQCQGEGHVFLSAGDRGQNQGLDRSQGRVRDSSPSDLQNASREKQDQQSHQLGDKHQWLLQPTSDSADRQPEKYQKVLSENRANLKGQQKLEEVENRSVDMQNQQKAPRKETLYRLTEAPGLQRLGDSVTDSVNDDAECQKGVEKKTSALQKSPEPGTKLQLMRNAAKRRRYTEDDGVQKRRRLCTHAMADSKADRCDADADCTVGEQDDTSHNLRSSSAIRRHSHYAGTGSTTPGSRHTTPCIDTGAAPKSREMSEVPPVVYDTQGNSQSFSPAKNVGDEARAADNDSPVTGIPETLGMDLYTSQPEEDAGEETAVSPARCSVPGGDSSCANLHSKERETSGSSHCRTKNSSNTGGAGDGEKCDNVQQQKSKCDGGQQTKRSGEGTSSQGVWPTDSVVFSSAGPRLARRLATEPANTSSLLIDEQQKTQDCLSPVFLTHRNEHGDRSPALFDEGDSDADNDDCIPSSPVTVLSRTLTRRSTQQSATGQKRQTPAVGGVESPEHTAVSPVSPMLLQPSWVTSGGAVTGADPSRSRPQSSAVTPADPSRSRPQSSAVTPADPSRSRPQSSAVTPADPSRSRPQSSAVTPADPSRSRPQSSAVTPADLSRSRPQSSAVTPADPSRSRPQSSAVTPADPSRSRPPSSAPPVKNAVRRKGSQSHTQGVPDNDGMNLRETVSPCPPGNGSARGDPHFSSTTVRTEGAAWNPAPRKKLFKPKAAPALPSADETINPCLLHDGSQDKGRGDKTSEDMPLPSGNPATDEPVSSPGNPTAVCSQLNASMDPAVRLTQYLNDPTQTAGDGELCELSEEEEGDVTLDPRFQRAHLTSGQDVTMMMSLSSSEAYTGGQTSMPLVPAGEVIHPTTAMDLLEDSFDRVPQRKEQSYAYAEVVRKRAERKKLKGFTCQECEKYYGALGLSVGEMRGRMGQCSRHRARQMPPSTPEHFWSIGFPDTQECEERYQISAVKNGQR, from the exons ATGCTGATCGAGGCCATGCAGAAGGAGGAAGATCGAAAAGAAG TCGCTTCTGTGGTCAGACAGAACGAAGACAGTGACATGGAGGCGGCACTAAAAGAGGTTTTCAACGTTCATCGTAAAGTTGTCAGAA gtTTAAGGTTACAGGTTCATGAAACAACACAGGAGAGAGATGAACTGAAACAAAA GTTGAATCAAACCCGTGAGCAGATTCAAAATGCTGTTTCCAAGCTGACAGAACAAAAATGCACTCTTCGCAGCTTTATTCTAAACCTGAA ATCTCAAGAGGTTTGCATTTGCCAGAGGACCAGATCTTCTACACATGGTAACTGTGTGCTTTCACCTTCGAACAAGAATCAGGATGCGCTACAAGTATTGG AACAGCAAGTGAACATCCTAGTCCAAACGCTGTCGACAGTTTCGCAGGGTTTGACAGAAGTATGCGATATAGAAAATCAATGCCAGGGTGAAGGCCATGTCTTCCTGAGTGCTGGTGACCGGGGCCAGAACCAAGGTCTAGACCGGAGTCaaggcagagtcagagacagtaGTCCCTCAGACCTGCAGAACGCATCGAGGGAAAAACAAGACCAACAGTCACATCAACTTGGAGACAAACATCAGTGGCTCTTGCAACCAACATCAGATAGTGCAGACAGACAACCGGAAAAATATCAGAAAGTGCTGTCAGAGAATAGAGCGAATTTGAAAGGACAACAGAAACTGGAAGAGGTGGAAAATAGAAGCGTTGATATGCAAAATCAGCAAAAGGCTCCGCGCAAAGAAACTCTTTACCGTCTTACCGAAGCCCCCGGTTTACAAAGACTGGGTGACAGTGTCACTGACTCTGTGAACGATGATGCAGAGTGTCAGAAGGGTGTGGAGAAGAAGACCTCAGCCCTGCAGAAAAGCCCAGAGCCAGGCACAAAGCTGCAACTGATGCGCAATGCTGCCAAACGGCGTCGCTACACGGAG gatgACGGTGTGCAGAAGCGAAGGAGACTGTGCACACACGCAATGGCCGACAGCAAGGCAGACAGGTGTGATGCAGATGCTGACTGCACAGTGGGGGAACAGGACGACACATCACACAACCTCCGTTCCAGCAGTGCTATTCGCAGGCATAGTCACTATGCAGGCACTGGCAGCACAACACCTGGCAGCAGACATACAACTCCCTGTATCGACACAGGGGCTGCTCCCAAATCCAGGGAAATGAGTGAGGTTCCTCCTGTGGTGTATGACACTCAGGGCAACAGTCAGTCATTTTCACCTGCTAAGAACGTGGGAGATGAAGCAAGAGCAGCAGACAATGACAGCCCAGTCACTGGCATTCCAGAAACGCTCGGCATGGATCTGTACACCAGTCAGCCAGAGGAGGATGCAGGGGAAGAGACTGCGGTTTCACCGGCACGTTGTTCTGTTCCTGGCGGTGACAGCAGTTGTGCAAACCTGCACAGTAAGGAGCGGGAAACTAGTGGCTCTTCTCACTGCAGAACAAAGAATTCAAGCAACACAGGTGGTGCAGGTGATGGTGAGAAGTGTGACAATgtacaacaacagaaaagcaagTGTGATGGTGGACAACAGACGAAAAGGAGTGGTGAAGGAACCTCAAGTCAAGGCGTGTGGCCAACAGACAGTGTTGTGTTCAGCAGTGCAGGACCCAGGCTGGCAAGACGCTTAGCGACAGAACCAGCAAACACCAGCTCCTTACTCATCGATGAACAACAGAAGACGCAAGACTGCCTCTCCCCTGTTTTCCTCACTCACCGCAACGAACATGGTGATCGGTCACCGGCTTTGTTTGATGAAGGCGACAGCGACGCGGACAATGACGACTGCATACCCAGCTCCCCGGTGACAGTTTTGAGCAGAACCCTGACACGCAGATCCACACAACAGTCTGCCACTGGTCAGAAGAGACAGACCCCAGCTGTCGGGGGTGTGGAGAGTCCTGAGCACACTGCTGTCAGTCCAGTGTCTCCCATGTTGCTGCAGCCATCATGGGTCACTTCCGGAGGTGCAGTGACTGGGGCTGACCCTTCACGTTCAAGGCCTCAGTCTTCAGCTGTGACACCAGCTGACCCTTCACGTTCAAGGCCTCAGTCTTCAGCTGTGACACCAGCTGACCCTTCACGTTCAAGGCCTCAGTCTTCAGCTGTGACACCAGCTGACCCTTCACGCTCAAGGCCTCAGTCTTCAGCTGTGACACCAGCTGACCCTTCACGCTCAAGGCCTCAGTCTTCAGCTGTGACACCAGCTGACCTTTCACGCTCAAGGCCTCAGTCTTCAGCTGTGACACCAGCTGACCCTTCACGTTCAAGGCCTCAGTCTTCAGCTGTGACACCAGCTGACCCTTCACGCTCAAGGCCTCCGTCTTCAGCTCCTCCTGTGAAGAACGCAGTCAGAAGAAAAGGGTCCCAGTCCCACACCCAGGGAGTGCCTGACAACGATGGCATGAACCTTAGAGAAACTGTGTCTCCATGTCCTCCTGGGAATGGCTCTGCTCGTGGTGACCCCCACTTCAGTTCAACGACAGTCAGGACAGAAGGCGCA gCATGGAATCCTGCTCCAAGAAAGAAGCTGTTTAAACCCAAAGCAGCACCTGCATTGCCTTCTGCTGATGAAACCATCAACCCTTGCCTCTTACATG ATGGCAGCCAGGATAAGGGAAGGGGTGATAAGACGAGTGAAGACATGCCGTTACCGTCGGGGAATCCAGCGACAGATGAACCCGTGTCATCACCAGGGAATCCCACAGCTGTGTGTTCACAGCTGAACGCCAGCATGGACCCAGCAGTCAGACTGACCCAGTACCTCAATGACCCG ACCCAGACTGCTGGAGACGGCGAGCTCTGTGAGCTGtctgaggaagaggaaggtgacGTGACCTTGGACCCGCGGTTCCAGCGAGCGCACCTGACCTCAGGGCAGgacgtgacgatgatgatgtcgctGAGCAGCAGCGAGGCCTACACAGGCGGCCAGACGTCCATGCCCCTGGTGCCAGCAGGGGAGGTGATCCACCCCACGACAGCCATGGACCTGTTGGAGGACAGCTTTGACAG AGTTCCACAGAGGAAGGAGCAGTCCTATGCCTATGCTGAAGTGGTCCGGAAAAGGGCAGAGCGCAAGAAGCTGAAGGGCTTCACTTGCCAGGAGTGTGAAAAG TACTACGGCGCCTTGGGTCTGTCggtgggggagatgagggggaggatggggcagTGTTCCAGACATCGGGCGAGGCAGATGCCCCCCAGCACCCCCGAACACTTCTGGTCCATCGGCTTCCCCGACACACAGGAGTGTGAGGAGCGAT atcAAATATCGGCAGTGAAGAATGGACAAAGATGA
- the LOC143291267 gene encoding uncharacterized protein LOC143291267 isoform X2 — protein MEAALKEVFNVHRKVVRSLRLQVHETTQERDELKQKLNQTREQIQNAVSKLTEQKCTLRSFILNLKSQEVCICQRTRSSTHGNCVLSPSNKNQDALQVLEQQVNILVQTLSTVSQGLTEVCDIENQCQGEGHVFLSAGDRGQNQGLDRSQGRVRDSSPSDLQNASREKQDQQSHQLGDKHQWLLQPTSDSADRQPEKYQKVLSENRANLKGQQKLEEVENRSVDMQNQQKAPRKETLYRLTEAPGLQRLGDSVTDSVNDDAECQKGVEKKTSALQKSPEPGTKLQLMRNAAKRRRYTEDDGVQKRRRLCTHAMADSKADRCDADADCTVGEQDDTSHNLRSSSAIRRHSHYAGTGSTTPGSRHTTPCIDTGAAPKSREMSEVPPVVYDTQGNSQSFSPAKNVGDEARAADNDSPVTGIPETLGMDLYTSQPEEDAGEETAVSPARCSVPGGDSSCANLHSKERETSGSSHCRTKNSSNTGGAGDGEKCDNVQQQKSKCDGGQQTKRSGEGTSSQGVWPTDSVVFSSAGPRLARRLATEPANTSSLLIDEQQKTQDCLSPVFLTHRNEHGDRSPALFDEGDSDADNDDCIPSSPVTVLSRTLTRRSTQQSATGQKRQTPAVGGVESPEHTAVSPVSPMLLQPSWVTSGGAVTGADPSRSRPQSSAVTPADPSRSRPQSSAVTPADPSRSRPQSSAVTPADPSRSRPQSSAVTPADPSRSRPQSSAVTPADLSRSRPQSSAVTPADPSRSRPQSSAVTPADPSRSRPPSSAPPVKNAVRRKGSQSHTQGVPDNDGMNLRETVSPCPPGNGSARGDPHFSSTTVRTEGAAWNPAPRKKLFKPKAAPALPSADETINPCLLHDGSQDKGRGDKTSEDMPLPSGNPATDEPVSSPGNPTAVCSQLNASMDPAVRLTQYLNDPTQTAGDGELCELSEEEEGDVTLDPRFQRAHLTSGQDVTMMMSLSSSEAYTGGQTSMPLVPAGEVIHPTTAMDLLEDSFDRVPQRKEQSYAYAEVVRKRAERKKLKGFTCQECEKYYGALGLSVGEMRGRMGQCSRHRARQMPPSTPEHFWSIGFPDTQECEERYQISAVKNGQR, from the exons ATGGAGGCGGCACTAAAAGAGGTTTTCAACGTTCATCGTAAAGTTGTCAGAA gtTTAAGGTTACAGGTTCATGAAACAACACAGGAGAGAGATGAACTGAAACAAAA GTTGAATCAAACCCGTGAGCAGATTCAAAATGCTGTTTCCAAGCTGACAGAACAAAAATGCACTCTTCGCAGCTTTATTCTAAACCTGAA ATCTCAAGAGGTTTGCATTTGCCAGAGGACCAGATCTTCTACACATGGTAACTGTGTGCTTTCACCTTCGAACAAGAATCAGGATGCGCTACAAGTATTGG AACAGCAAGTGAACATCCTAGTCCAAACGCTGTCGACAGTTTCGCAGGGTTTGACAGAAGTATGCGATATAGAAAATCAATGCCAGGGTGAAGGCCATGTCTTCCTGAGTGCTGGTGACCGGGGCCAGAACCAAGGTCTAGACCGGAGTCaaggcagagtcagagacagtaGTCCCTCAGACCTGCAGAACGCATCGAGGGAAAAACAAGACCAACAGTCACATCAACTTGGAGACAAACATCAGTGGCTCTTGCAACCAACATCAGATAGTGCAGACAGACAACCGGAAAAATATCAGAAAGTGCTGTCAGAGAATAGAGCGAATTTGAAAGGACAACAGAAACTGGAAGAGGTGGAAAATAGAAGCGTTGATATGCAAAATCAGCAAAAGGCTCCGCGCAAAGAAACTCTTTACCGTCTTACCGAAGCCCCCGGTTTACAAAGACTGGGTGACAGTGTCACTGACTCTGTGAACGATGATGCAGAGTGTCAGAAGGGTGTGGAGAAGAAGACCTCAGCCCTGCAGAAAAGCCCAGAGCCAGGCACAAAGCTGCAACTGATGCGCAATGCTGCCAAACGGCGTCGCTACACGGAG gatgACGGTGTGCAGAAGCGAAGGAGACTGTGCACACACGCAATGGCCGACAGCAAGGCAGACAGGTGTGATGCAGATGCTGACTGCACAGTGGGGGAACAGGACGACACATCACACAACCTCCGTTCCAGCAGTGCTATTCGCAGGCATAGTCACTATGCAGGCACTGGCAGCACAACACCTGGCAGCAGACATACAACTCCCTGTATCGACACAGGGGCTGCTCCCAAATCCAGGGAAATGAGTGAGGTTCCTCCTGTGGTGTATGACACTCAGGGCAACAGTCAGTCATTTTCACCTGCTAAGAACGTGGGAGATGAAGCAAGAGCAGCAGACAATGACAGCCCAGTCACTGGCATTCCAGAAACGCTCGGCATGGATCTGTACACCAGTCAGCCAGAGGAGGATGCAGGGGAAGAGACTGCGGTTTCACCGGCACGTTGTTCTGTTCCTGGCGGTGACAGCAGTTGTGCAAACCTGCACAGTAAGGAGCGGGAAACTAGTGGCTCTTCTCACTGCAGAACAAAGAATTCAAGCAACACAGGTGGTGCAGGTGATGGTGAGAAGTGTGACAATgtacaacaacagaaaagcaagTGTGATGGTGGACAACAGACGAAAAGGAGTGGTGAAGGAACCTCAAGTCAAGGCGTGTGGCCAACAGACAGTGTTGTGTTCAGCAGTGCAGGACCCAGGCTGGCAAGACGCTTAGCGACAGAACCAGCAAACACCAGCTCCTTACTCATCGATGAACAACAGAAGACGCAAGACTGCCTCTCCCCTGTTTTCCTCACTCACCGCAACGAACATGGTGATCGGTCACCGGCTTTGTTTGATGAAGGCGACAGCGACGCGGACAATGACGACTGCATACCCAGCTCCCCGGTGACAGTTTTGAGCAGAACCCTGACACGCAGATCCACACAACAGTCTGCCACTGGTCAGAAGAGACAGACCCCAGCTGTCGGGGGTGTGGAGAGTCCTGAGCACACTGCTGTCAGTCCAGTGTCTCCCATGTTGCTGCAGCCATCATGGGTCACTTCCGGAGGTGCAGTGACTGGGGCTGACCCTTCACGTTCAAGGCCTCAGTCTTCAGCTGTGACACCAGCTGACCCTTCACGTTCAAGGCCTCAGTCTTCAGCTGTGACACCAGCTGACCCTTCACGTTCAAGGCCTCAGTCTTCAGCTGTGACACCAGCTGACCCTTCACGCTCAAGGCCTCAGTCTTCAGCTGTGACACCAGCTGACCCTTCACGCTCAAGGCCTCAGTCTTCAGCTGTGACACCAGCTGACCTTTCACGCTCAAGGCCTCAGTCTTCAGCTGTGACACCAGCTGACCCTTCACGTTCAAGGCCTCAGTCTTCAGCTGTGACACCAGCTGACCCTTCACGCTCAAGGCCTCCGTCTTCAGCTCCTCCTGTGAAGAACGCAGTCAGAAGAAAAGGGTCCCAGTCCCACACCCAGGGAGTGCCTGACAACGATGGCATGAACCTTAGAGAAACTGTGTCTCCATGTCCTCCTGGGAATGGCTCTGCTCGTGGTGACCCCCACTTCAGTTCAACGACAGTCAGGACAGAAGGCGCA gCATGGAATCCTGCTCCAAGAAAGAAGCTGTTTAAACCCAAAGCAGCACCTGCATTGCCTTCTGCTGATGAAACCATCAACCCTTGCCTCTTACATG ATGGCAGCCAGGATAAGGGAAGGGGTGATAAGACGAGTGAAGACATGCCGTTACCGTCGGGGAATCCAGCGACAGATGAACCCGTGTCATCACCAGGGAATCCCACAGCTGTGTGTTCACAGCTGAACGCCAGCATGGACCCAGCAGTCAGACTGACCCAGTACCTCAATGACCCG ACCCAGACTGCTGGAGACGGCGAGCTCTGTGAGCTGtctgaggaagaggaaggtgacGTGACCTTGGACCCGCGGTTCCAGCGAGCGCACCTGACCTCAGGGCAGgacgtgacgatgatgatgtcgctGAGCAGCAGCGAGGCCTACACAGGCGGCCAGACGTCCATGCCCCTGGTGCCAGCAGGGGAGGTGATCCACCCCACGACAGCCATGGACCTGTTGGAGGACAGCTTTGACAG AGTTCCACAGAGGAAGGAGCAGTCCTATGCCTATGCTGAAGTGGTCCGGAAAAGGGCAGAGCGCAAGAAGCTGAAGGGCTTCACTTGCCAGGAGTGTGAAAAG TACTACGGCGCCTTGGGTCTGTCggtgggggagatgagggggaggatggggcagTGTTCCAGACATCGGGCGAGGCAGATGCCCCCCAGCACCCCCGAACACTTCTGGTCCATCGGCTTCCCCGACACACAGGAGTGTGAGGAGCGAT atcAAATATCGGCAGTGAAGAATGGACAAAGATGA
- the LOC143291027 gene encoding uncharacterized protein LOC143291027 — protein sequence MSLKSCRVQLPRVFRTLLKGRALNTRPLPSAPETTTADDDDSKNKKDMHSAQSLALRSPLFLLLFLSQFSPPAFAAAGDGGGGAFGQERQLNGAVKESKRPCSLRCVFGLVSSSPCCLPLIHTLYNILHHPTALVSPKSFKNEPTRVVFNPRRFNPDGFKKDSSEGIFSNPNHGLLRRWGDKVFGEVLPHAKLIDVRGSQRSLHKHAAQNTRHKASYYFRHWKFKNDDIENSPNDGMPALQRAGRERVKSIPRFPSSIHASRAKPPATAGISSNPPLEKIDQKTGKDSQVHVKRPAADKFQTQAGSSSLHHDRPRSWQGRPRVRTRPKQRKNFGRWMSHIMTPDRLSDHPLEEGGAGSSAYRGHNRHRRRRRQAPPTTLSIVSTSTVPTTLSLVTRTSPTPTASRTLSVVRSPGPTLSIVRPTLSLARGPTTSPPTLSLVRRTLSIVQPSLSLVAVSTVPTTTTSTTEPTTSTTESTTEPTTSTTAPTTSTTEPTTSTTEPTTSTTEPTTTTTEPTTSTTEPTTSTEPTTSTESTTEPTTSTTEPTTSTTEPTTTTEPTTSTTEPTTTTTEPTTSTTEPTTSTEPTTSTTEPTTSTTEPTTSSTTLTTLSIVQGPTSTVQTTSTESTTSTTESTTSTAESTTTTESTTSTTESTTSTTESTTTTEFSTSTTESTSTTESTMTEPTTSTTEPTTSTEPTTSSTTLTTLSIVQGPTSPVETTTESTTLSTTEPTTMSTTEPTTSTTEPTTSTTESTTSTTEPTTSTTESTTESTTSTTEPTTSTTSTTESTTSSTEPTTSSTTLTTLSIVQGPTSPVETTTSTTESTTSTTEPTTSTTESTTSTTEPTTSTTESTTSTTEPTTSTTEPTTSTTESTTSITEPTTSSTTLTTLSIVQGPTSPVETTTSTTESTTSTTEPTTSTTTNHIHNRIYHINDTNHINNRIHHIINNSDNTVHCTRSNITSGDNHIHNRVNHINNRTNHIHNGTNHINNGTNHINNVNNRIHHIINNSDNTVHCTRSNITSGDNHIHNRTNHIHN from the exons ATGAGTTTAAAATCCTGCCGTGTTCAGCTCCCGCGAGTCTTCAGAACCCTATTAAAGGGCAGAGCACTGAACACGCGCCCACTGCCCTCTGCACCAGAAACCACCACGGCCGATGACGacgacagcaagaacaagaaggacatgCACTCAGCCCAGTCCCTCGCCTTGAGGTCTccgctgttcttgctgttgtttctctctcagttttcGCCCCCTGCTTTCGCTGCtgccggtgatggtggtggtggtgccttcgGACAGGAACGACAACTGAATG GTGCAGTGAAGGAGTCCAAACGGCCCTGTTCCCTGCGCTGTGTGTTCGGTCTGGTCAGCTCTTCACCATGTTGCCTCCCCCTCATCCACACCCTCTACAACATCCTCCACCACCCAACAGCCCTCGTCAGCCCAAAAAGCTTCAAAAACGAACCAACACGAGTTGTTTTCAACCCGAGACGTTTCAATCCTGACGGCTTCAAGAAAGACAGTTCTGAGGGGATCTTTTCCAACCCGAACCACGGCCTTCTTAGACGTTGGGGCGACAAGGTTTTCGGTGAAGTCTTACCACACGCAAAACTTATTGATGTTCGTGGTTCTCAAAGAAGTCTTCATAAACATGCCGCCCAAAACACACGCCACAAAGCATCCTATTACTTCAGACATTGGAAATTCAAGAACGACGATATCGAGAATTCCCCGAACGATGGAATGCCAGCGTTGCAAAGAGCTGGACGAGAAAGGGTCAAGTCCATACCTCGTTTTCCTTCCAGCATCCATGCCTCACGTGCCAAACCACCGGCCACAGCGGGAATATCCTCCAATCCACCGCTGGAAAAGATTGACCAGAAGACTGGTAAAGACAGCCAAGTCCACGTAAAACGACCGGCAGCTGATAAATTCCAGACTCAAGCTGGTTCTTCATCACTTCATCACGACAGGCCACGCAGCTGGCAGGGGAGACCTCGCGTCAGGACAAGACCTAAGCAGCGGAAGAACTTCGGCAGATGGATGTCCCACATCATGACTCCAGACCGACTCTCTGACCATCCTCTGGAAGAGGGAGGAGCAGGTTCTTCGGCATACAGGGGACACAACAGACACCGAAGAAGACGACGCCAAGCGCCTCCTACTACCTTGTCCATAGTCAGCACCTCAACCGTCCCCACCACCCTGTCTCTGGTCACCCGCACGTCACCCACCCCCACAGCGTCCCGCACGTTGTCCGTGGTGAGGTCCCCAGGGCCCACGCTGTCCATCGTCCGCCCAACTCTGTCACTGGCACGGGGGCCGACCACGTCACCCCCAACACTGTCCCTTGTCAGGAGGACCCTGTCCATCGTACAGCCCTCGCTATCGCTCGTCGCGGTATCCACTGTGCCCACAACAACCACGTCAACGACTGAACCAACCACGTCAACGACTgaatcaacaacagaaccaaccacGTCAACGACTGCACCAACCACGTCAACGACTGAACCAACTACGTCAACAACTGAACCAACCAcgtcaacaacagaaccaactactacaacaactgaaCCAACCAcgtcaacaacagaaccaaccacATCGACTGAACCAACCACGTCAACTgaatcaacaacagaaccaactacgtcaacaacagaaccaaccacgtcaacaacagaaccaactaCTACGACTGAACCAACCACATCAACAACTGAaccaactactacaacaactgaaCCAACCAcgtcaacaacagaaccaaccacATCGACTGAACCAACCACATCAACAACTGAACCAACTAcgtcaacaacagaaccaaccacATCATCAACAACTTTGACAACATTGTCCATTGTACAAGGACCAACATCAACAGTacagacaacatcaacagaaTCCACCACATCAACCACAGAATCCACCACATCAACCGCAgaatccaccaccacaacagaatccaccacatcaaccacagaatccaccacatcaaccacagaatccaccaccacaacagaattCTCCACATCAACCACAGAATCCACATCAACCACAGAATCCACCATGACTGAaccaaccacatcaacaacagaaccaaccacATCAACAGAACCCACGACATCGTCAACAACTCTGACAACACTGTCCATTGTACAAGGTCCAACATCACCAGTGGAGACAACAACAGAATCCACCACATtgtcaacaacagaaccaaccacaatgtcaacaacagaaccaaccacatccacaaccgaaccaaccacatccacaacagagtcaaccacatcaacaacagaaccaactaCATCCACAACAGAATCAACAACGGaatcaaccacatcaacaacagaaccaacaacatcaacaacgtcaacaacagaaTCCACCACATCGTCAACAGAACCAACCACATCGTCAACAACCCTGACAACACTGTCCATTGTACAAGGTCCAACATCACCAGTGGAGACAACCACATCCACAACAGAgtcaaccacatcaacaacagaaccaaccacatccacaacagaatccaccacatcaacaacagaaccaaccacatccacaacagaatccaccacatcaacaacagaaccaaccacatccacaactgaaccaaccacatcaacaacagaatcCACCACATCCATAACAGAACCCACCACATCGTCAACAACTCTGACAACATTGTCCATTGTACAAGGTCCAACATCACCAGTGGAGACAACCACATCCACAACAGAgtcaaccacatcaacaacagaaccaaccacatccacaac AACCAACCACATCCACAACAGAATCTACCACATCAACGACaccaaccacatcaacaacagaatccaccacatcatcaacaactctGACAACACTGTCCATTGTACAAGGTCCAACATCACCAGTGGAGACAACCACATCCACAACAGAgtcaaccacatcaacaacagaaccaaccacATCCACAACGGCACCAACCACATCAACAACGGCACCAACCAcatcaacaacgtcaacaacagaatccaccacatcatcaacaactctGACAACACTGTCCATTGTACAAG GTCCAACATCACCAGTGGAGACAACCACATCCACAACAGAACCAACCACATCCACAACTGA